The sequence AGCCTGGACATCACGGCGTCCACGAGGACCCCGGGGGCCTCGCGGTGCACCTGCCAGAAGTCGGCGGCGCGCACCTTGTAGGCGAGCTCGCCCTCGCCATGGACGACGGCCTCGTTCAGCCACAGTCTCCGGGCCTCGCCTCCCGAGGTGGTCACCACGATCTCGCCCGTCGACGTCGCGGTCACGTCGATGCGGGTGCCCGGCGTGGCGCGTGCCTTGAGGAGCGCCGTCTCCGCCTCGGACACCGCGAGCGGCATCTCGATGAGGGCTCGCCTCTCTCCCGTGGAGGGGACGACCATCGAGGGACGCCCGTCATCGCCTGCCGTCGCGCTCACGCGAGTGCGGTACGCGAGCCCGCCACGCGCGTCGTCCCCGGGGGCGGGGTGCACCTCGCCCTCGAAGGGGACACCGGCGAAGCGCTCGAACGACTCCACGAGCACGGAGTGCTTCCACCGCCGCTGCGCCTCGAGGGACGCATGTCCGAGCTCGGCGCCGCCCACTCCCCCGGCGCCCGCCTCGGGCCAGGGATGCGCGACACGGTCGGGCGATGCCTCGAGCACCTCGACCGTCTCGGCCCTCCAGAAGCGCGCGTCGGGCGCGTCGTCGGCGACCTCCGCGACGACCGTCTCTCCCGGCAGGGCGTCGCGCACGAACACCGCGCGTCCCTCGTGCCGCGCGACGCAGTGGCCGCCGTGCGCGGGTGACCCGACCTCGACCGTGATCCGTGCGGTCATGACGCCCTCTCCCCGTTCGGCCCCTGCGGGCGCGGCTCCTGGTTGCCCGACTCCTGCACGGCCGCGATCTCCGTCGCCCTGGCACGTGCCGACTCGAGCTGCCACGGCACCGCCGACACGACGACGTTGGGCACGTGCAGGAGCTGCTCGCGCAGGCGCTCGGTCGCCTTGTTGTGCAGGAACCGCTCCCACCAGCGTCCCACGACGTACTCGGGCACGTAGACCACGACCACGTCGCGCGGGCTCTCGCGATGCAGATGGCGCACGTGCTTGAGCACCGGCCCTGCCAGATCGCGGTACGGGGAGTCGAGCACGATGAGCGGCATCCCCATGGTGCGGCGTCCCCATTGGCGCTGGAGCTCCTTGGCGGCGTGCTTGTCGGTCGCGACTGCGACCGCCTCGAGCCGCGAGTGGCGCGCGGCCTTGGCGACGGCGAGCGCGCGCATCGCGGGACGGTGCAGCTGGGCGATGAGCACGACGCCATGGGTCGCGCTCGGCAGGGCGTCCGAGCGGTCCTCGGGAGTCAGCTGGACGTCCTCCTTCATGCGGGCGTAATGCACATGGATGGCCCGCATGAGCACCACGAGGAGGACCATCGCGGCGATCGCAACCCAGGCTCCGGCAAGGAAGTTGAAGATGACGACGATGATCCACACCATGAGCGCCACGAGCGCGGCGACCGCGTGGAGCGCCCGCCGCACGTGCTGCTCCCGCCGCCTGCTCGCCGAGCCCTCGCGCTCGAGCACCGCGCTGAAGTGGCGCACCATCGCGACCTGGCTCAGCACGATCGACGCGAAGACGCCGATGACGTACATGTGCACGAGCACCAGCAGGTCCGCATCGGCCGCGATCACGACGAAGGCGGACGCGAAGGCGACAGTGAGGACACCGCCGCGGAACACGAAGCGGTCGTTGGCCATCGACAGCTGGCGAGGAAGGTACGCGTCGCGCGACAGCAGCGAGGCGAGGTTCGAGAACCGTCGGAACACGGCCGACGCGGCGGCGTAGAGGATTCCGGCTGCGGCCAGTCCCACGATCCAGACCGCGGAGGGCTGATCGGTGACGCGGTCGGTCACCTGCAGCAGCACCGGTCCCTGCACCCAGCCGGTCACGCGGAAGCGCCACGCGAGCCAGATCACGGCGAGGAAGGCCGCGCTCGCCGCCACTGCGGCGATCAGCACGGTCCGGCCCGCGCGCAGCCCGCGGGGCGGCGCGTGATACGGCCCCGATGACGCGAGGTGCTCGATTCCCGTGACCATCACCGCGCCGGACGAGATCGCTCCCGCGAAGGCCAGGAAGACGGAGCGCGTGACCTCGGGAGGCTCGGGGGCGGTGATCTCGAGCGCGGGGAACGCGACCCCGACCACGACGAGCACGCCGATGACCACGAGGAACCCGAACCACACGGCGAGCAGCACGCGCGTCCGGTCACGGATGCCTCGCAGGCTGAGAAGAGTCATGATCGCGATGACGCTCACGCCGACCACGCGCTGCCAGCCGTCCGCCTGAGGGACGATGTAGACGACGATGCCCGTGATCGCGGACACCGAGACGGCCACCGTGAACAGGTAGTCCACGAGCAGCGCCGCGCCCGTCACGAGGCCGGGGCCCGATCCGAGCACCTCGCGCACGAGTCCGTAGTCGGCACGCTCGTCGGGTCGGCTGCGCACATTGGAGCCGTACGCGACCGCGAGCAGCAGCAGGATCGCGACCACACCGAGCCCCACGGCCATGGACGCCGTCTGCTGGCCGCCGCTGCGCAGCGAGGAGATGATCGCGTCGGGCGCGTACGCGACCGCCGACAGCAGCCCCGCGCCGAACACCGGAAGCGCCAATCGCGTACGCAGCAGCACCGGCGTCGCGCGGTCGGTAGCCACCGGGCTGCCGAACACGAGGCCCTTCATCTTCCTCAGAAACCCTCGCACGTCGCACCATCCTAGGGCTGGCGGGTATAGCGTGTGGGCTTGTGCATATCGTGATCCTCGGCTGCGGTCGCACCGGCGCGTCGCTGGCGGCGGAGTTCGAGGCGCGCGGACACTCCGTGGCGATCATCGATCAGGCCGCCGACGCGTTCCGTCGCCTCCCCGCCGATTTCCAGGGACAGAAGATCACCGGGATCGGCTTCGACCGCGAGACGCTGTCGTCCGCGGGCGTCGAGGACGCCTACGCCTTCGCCGCCGTCTCGAGCGGCGACAACTCCAACATCCTCGCCGCGCGCGTCGTCCGCGAGACCTACGGCGTCGACAACGTGGTCGCGCGCATCGCAGACCCTGGTCGCGCCGAGGTGTACCGGCGCCTCGGCATCCCGACCGTCGCCCCCGTGCCGTGGACCGCGGCGCAGATGGTCGATCGCATGCTTCCCGGCGGCGTGGACGAGGTGTTCCACGACCCCGCGGTCGGCGTCGCGGTGCGGCGCATCGCCGTCAACGCCGAGTGGATCGGCACGCGCTACGCGGAGATCGAGAAGGCGATGGGCACGCGGCTCGCGTACGTCGTCCGCTTCGGCGAGTGCGTGCTGCCCGAGGACTCGACCCTGATCCAGTCGGGAGATGAGGCCTACTTCGCCGTGCCCGACTCGGTGGCGTCCGCCGCGCAGCGGGTCGCCGCCCGACGCCCGGGAGGCGAACGATGAAGGTGCTGATCTGCGGAGCGGGCTCCGTGGGGCGCTCGATCGCGTCCGACCTGATCGCGCACGGCCACGAGGTCCTGCTCATGGACAACCAGCCCACCGCGATGCGTGTGGCCCAGGTGCCGCAGGCCGAGTGGATGCTCGCCGATGCGTGCGAGCTGGCCGCGCTGCGCGAGGCGGCTGTCGAGGAGATGGACGTCGTCGTGGCCGCGACGGGCGACGACAAGGCCAACCTCGTCGTGTCGTTCCTGGCCAAGACCGAGTTCGCGGTGCCGCGCACGGTCGCGCGCGTGAACAACCCGCGCAACGAGTGGATGTACGACACGCAGTGGGGCGTCGACGTCGCCGTGTCGACGCCGCGCATCATGACGGCCATGGTCGAGGAGGCCGTGTCGGTGGGCGACCTGGTGAAGGTCTTCACCTTCCATCAGTCGGGCGCGTCGATCATCGAGGTGACGCTTCCGAAGACCTCGCCGGTCGTCGGCGCGCTCATGCGGGAGATCCCTTGGCCCGCCGAGACGGTGCTGTCCTGCATCATCCGCGGCGACCGCACGATCGCCCCCACCCCCGAGGACACCCTCGAGGCCGGGGACGAGCTGCTGTTCATCGTGTCGGCGGAAGCGGAGCCTCAGGCTCTTCAGGATGTGCTGGGGTCCGCACCAGGAACCAGATAGCCCACAGCGTCAGCGCGAAGAGCGGCAATCCCATCGCGAGTTTCGCCGTGCCGAGCAGGGCGACCTTGTCCGCGAGGTACAGCGGCACCTGGACGAGGAGCTTGAGCGCGAACATCCCCGCGAGCAGCGCGGTCGCCCACTGGTAGCGGGCGAGCGTCGCGGGCTCCTTCCTCCAGGACGAGCCTCGGCCCTGGAGCAGCGCCATGATCACGCCGACGATGGGCCAGCGGACGAGCATCGACACGAGCACCGCGACCAGGTAGCCGGCGTTGATCCACAGCCCGGGCACGAAGTACTCGCCCGCGTCTCCCGCCCTCCACGCCCAGACCGCGCCGAGCGCGACGCCGACGACGCCGGAGAGCGCCTGGGTGATCGGGGTGCGGCCGATGAGGCGCGCGACCACCATGATCGCGACCGTGGCCACCGACGCGACCACGGGCACCCGGAATCCGCCCCAGATGAGGAACGTGACCACGAAGACCA comes from Demequina sp. NBRC 110054 and encodes:
- a CDS encoding class I SAM-dependent RNA methyltransferase, which codes for MTARITVEVGSPAHGGHCVARHEGRAVFVRDALPGETVVAEVADDAPDARFWRAETVEVLEASPDRVAHPWPEAGAGGVGGAELGHASLEAQRRWKHSVLVESFERFAGVPFEGEVHPAPGDDARGGLAYRTRVSATAGDDGRPSMVVPSTGERRALIEMPLAVSEAETALLKARATPGTRIDVTATSTGEIVVTTSGGEARRLWLNEAVVHGEGELAYKVRAADFWQVHREAPGVLVDAVMSRLLPQGPVLDLYSGAGLLALPVAVAGRPVVAVEAPEHGKVPPALAANLKGRPGAEAVGADVRQFLMREATSRDWSEASIVLDPPRAGAKARNIAALAALGAPRIVYVACDPVALARDTALLRDAGYDLIEAQAHDLFPMTHHIETVASFAAR
- a CDS encoding APC family permease produces the protein MRGFLRKMKGLVFGSPVATDRATPVLLRTRLALPVFGAGLLSAVAYAPDAIISSLRSGGQQTASMAVGLGVVAILLLLAVAYGSNVRSRPDERADYGLVREVLGSGPGLVTGAALLVDYLFTVAVSVSAITGIVVYIVPQADGWQRVVGVSVIAIMTLLSLRGIRDRTRVLLAVWFGFLVVIGVLVVVGVAFPALEITAPEPPEVTRSVFLAFAGAISSGAVMVTGIEHLASSGPYHAPPRGLRAGRTVLIAAVAASAAFLAVIWLAWRFRVTGWVQGPVLLQVTDRVTDQPSAVWIVGLAAAGILYAAASAVFRRFSNLASLLSRDAYLPRQLSMANDRFVFRGGVLTVAFASAFVVIAADADLLVLVHMYVIGVFASIVLSQVAMVRHFSAVLEREGSASRRREQHVRRALHAVAALVALMVWIIVVIFNFLAGAWVAIAAMVLLVVLMRAIHVHYARMKEDVQLTPEDRSDALPSATHGVVLIAQLHRPAMRALAVAKAARHSRLEAVAVATDKHAAKELQRQWGRRTMGMPLIVLDSPYRDLAGPVLKHVRHLHRESPRDVVVVYVPEYVVGRWWERFLHNKATERLREQLLHVPNVVVSAVPWQLESARARATEIAAVQESGNQEPRPQGPNGERAS
- a CDS encoding TrkA family potassium uptake protein, with amino-acid sequence MHIVILGCGRTGASLAAEFEARGHSVAIIDQAADAFRRLPADFQGQKITGIGFDRETLSSAGVEDAYAFAAVSSGDNSNILAARVVRETYGVDNVVARIADPGRAEVYRRLGIPTVAPVPWTAAQMVDRMLPGGVDEVFHDPAVGVAVRRIAVNAEWIGTRYAEIEKAMGTRLAYVVRFGECVLPEDSTLIQSGDEAYFAVPDSVASAAQRVAARRPGGER
- a CDS encoding TrkA family potassium uptake protein, with the protein product MKVLICGAGSVGRSIASDLIAHGHEVLLMDNQPTAMRVAQVPQAEWMLADACELAALREAAVEEMDVVVAATGDDKANLVVSFLAKTEFAVPRTVARVNNPRNEWMYDTQWGVDVAVSTPRIMTAMVEEAVSVGDLVKVFTFHQSGASIIEVTLPKTSPVVGALMREIPWPAETVLSCIIRGDRTIAPTPEDTLEAGDELLFIVSAEAEPQALQDVLGSAPGTR
- a CDS encoding DUF3159 domain-containing protein, with the protein product MTADDERKQGMASLLDSDEFSLHEAIGGWRGFVESSLPGVVFVVTFLIWGGFRVPVVASVATVAIMVVARLIGRTPITQALSGVVGVALGAVWAWRAGDAGEYFVPGLWINAGYLVAVLVSMLVRWPIVGVIMALLQGRGSSWRKEPATLARYQWATALLAGMFALKLLVQVPLYLADKVALLGTAKLAMGLPLFALTLWAIWFLVRTPAHPEEPEAPLPPTR